In one Halosimplex halophilum genomic region, the following are encoded:
- a CDS encoding thiamine ABC transporter substrate-binding protein, whose translation MNRRRFLTTVGAGAAGLVAGCSAEPTDDATATEGDSTDTPGSGSTATDGDGTATETADGTVTGTASGGTPLLRVGTYPSFVDAPSSSPGPWLKERFESEYDADLQWFAPESSMDYFLQRRQQGVSIDTDLFLGLTPENLVKADRGVGEGDSLFTSVDTGALSNADAVVDDYRFDPQERAIPVGASYISLVYNQNALDERGVDAPETFDELASDPYENGLLVPNPQNSETGLEFMFWTIDQFGEDGYLDYWSELMDNGTRVLQDWGTAYDAYSNDEAPMVVSYSTDQVYADRYDQDMARHQVGFLNDSGYAYLEGAAPFTGTDRMGLATEFIDFVLRPEIQAEIAQRNVALPAVDNAELPSDYYDLVYEPEEIVSFGYDELMGNVEPWLSDWSRQIATQ comes from the coding sequence GTGAACCGACGACGTTTCCTGACCACCGTGGGCGCGGGGGCCGCCGGACTCGTGGCCGGCTGTAGCGCCGAACCGACCGACGACGCGACCGCGACGGAGGGCGACTCGACCGACACACCCGGGAGCGGTTCGACCGCCACGGACGGCGACGGCACCGCGACCGAGACGGCCGACGGGACGGTGACCGGAACCGCCTCGGGCGGGACGCCGCTGCTGCGCGTGGGCACGTACCCCTCGTTCGTCGACGCGCCGAGTTCGAGCCCGGGCCCGTGGCTCAAGGAGCGCTTCGAGTCCGAGTACGACGCTGACCTGCAGTGGTTCGCGCCCGAGAGCAGCATGGACTACTTCCTCCAGCGGCGCCAGCAGGGCGTCAGCATCGACACCGACCTGTTCCTCGGGCTGACGCCGGAGAACCTCGTCAAGGCCGACCGCGGGGTCGGCGAGGGCGACTCGCTGTTCACCAGCGTCGACACGGGGGCGCTCTCGAACGCCGACGCGGTCGTCGACGACTACCGCTTCGACCCCCAGGAGCGGGCCATCCCCGTCGGCGCCTCCTACATCAGCCTCGTCTACAACCAGAACGCCCTCGACGAGCGCGGCGTCGACGCGCCCGAGACGTTCGACGAGCTGGCGAGCGACCCCTACGAGAACGGGCTGCTCGTGCCCAACCCGCAAAACAGCGAGACGGGCCTGGAGTTCATGTTCTGGACCATCGACCAGTTCGGCGAGGACGGCTACCTCGACTACTGGTCGGAGCTGATGGACAACGGGACGCGCGTCCTGCAGGACTGGGGGACCGCCTACGACGCCTACTCGAACGACGAGGCGCCGATGGTCGTCTCCTACTCGACGGACCAGGTGTACGCCGACCGCTACGACCAGGACATGGCCCGCCACCAGGTCGGGTTCCTCAACGATTCGGGCTACGCCTATCTGGAGGGGGCCGCACCGTTCACCGGCACCGACCGGATGGGGCTGGCGACGGAGTTCATCGACTTCGTCCTCCGGCCGGAGATCCAGGCGGAGATCGCCCAGCGCAACGTCGCGCTCCCGGCGGTCGACAACGCGGAGCTCCCCTCGGACTACTACGACCTCGTCTACGAGCCCGAGGAGATCGTCAGCTTCGGCTACGACGAGCTGATGGGCAACGTCGAGCCGTGGCTCAGCGACTGGTCGCGCCAGATCGCGACGCAGTAG
- a CDS encoding ABC transporter permease — protein sequence MRPARVVERLSAPALAAATLALLGLMFFYPVGIVLVEAVRVDGVYTLATVAEVLRDPFYFGVVAQALDDPAVIVRSFPDYRLGLFGFTAYQALLSTVAAVLLGLPGAYVLARFEFPGRRTVRSLTALPFVMPTILVAIGFVATFGANGVVTGTLQTLGLQVSSFTGTLGIIVLAHAFYDAPLVARITAASWEGIDAEMTETARSLGASPLRAFWDVVIPQLLPAILTGALLTFIFSFMSFAVVLALGGLSLATVEVWVYHRISQLDYGTASTLATMEMLFSLALTYAYLRYEARQRATGAARPAERVDLFGPATKRRLFAWGYAVVAVVVFVVPIVSLVYSSVTGPEGFTLRNYRFLVERQTSAYAFQVKPLTAVTNSLIFGAGTLLLAVPMGVFLAVVSTRQFRGRKLIDTLSMAPFAVSGVVVGLGLLRGWVFGTEAFGYRFTATGAVAIVAAHAVGAYPFVTRNVAPALSGIDDSVVESARSLGASRARVMLDIELPLVVPAVLAGTAFAFAISIGEFDSTVILATGGSGYTMPVAIERFIGRRLGPATAMGVVLLVVTSVSFVVIDRLGEGSGFGG from the coding sequence ATGCGGCCCGCCCGGGTCGTCGAACGGCTGAGCGCCCCTGCGCTGGCAGCCGCGACGCTCGCGCTGCTGGGGCTGATGTTCTTCTACCCGGTGGGGATCGTCCTCGTCGAGGCGGTCCGCGTCGACGGCGTCTACACCCTCGCGACCGTCGCCGAGGTGCTGCGCGACCCGTTCTACTTCGGCGTCGTCGCCCAGGCGCTGGACGACCCGGCCGTTATCGTGCGGTCGTTCCCCGACTACCGGCTGGGGCTGTTCGGATTCACCGCCTACCAGGCGCTGCTGTCGACGGTCGCCGCCGTCCTGCTGGGGCTGCCCGGCGCGTACGTCCTCGCCCGCTTCGAGTTCCCCGGCCGCCGGACGGTCCGCTCGCTGACGGCGCTCCCCTTTGTCATGCCGACGATCCTCGTCGCGATCGGGTTCGTCGCCACGTTCGGCGCGAACGGCGTCGTCACCGGGACGCTGCAGACGCTGGGGCTGCAGGTGTCCAGTTTCACGGGCACGCTCGGGATCATCGTCCTCGCCCACGCCTTCTACGACGCGCCGCTGGTCGCGCGGATCACCGCCGCGTCGTGGGAGGGCATCGACGCGGAGATGACCGAGACCGCCCGCTCGCTGGGCGCGTCGCCGCTGCGGGCGTTCTGGGACGTGGTGATCCCCCAGTTGCTCCCCGCGATCCTGACCGGCGCCCTGCTCACGTTCATCTTCTCGTTCATGTCGTTCGCCGTCGTGCTCGCGCTCGGCGGGCTCTCGCTGGCGACCGTCGAGGTGTGGGTCTACCACCGGATCAGCCAGCTCGACTACGGGACCGCCTCGACGCTCGCGACGATGGAGATGCTGTTCTCGCTGGCGCTGACCTACGCCTACCTGCGCTACGAGGCGCGCCAGCGGGCGACCGGCGCCGCGCGCCCGGCAGAGCGGGTCGACCTGTTCGGCCCGGCGACGAAACGGCGGCTGTTCGCCTGGGGCTACGCCGTCGTGGCCGTCGTCGTCTTCGTCGTCCCCATCGTCAGTCTGGTCTACAGCAGCGTCACCGGTCCCGAGGGGTTCACGCTCCGCAACTACCGCTTCCTGGTCGAGCGGCAGACCAGCGCCTACGCCTTCCAGGTCAAGCCGCTGACGGCCGTCACGAACTCCCTGATCTTCGGCGCGGGAACGCTTCTCCTGGCGGTCCCGATGGGCGTGTTCCTCGCCGTCGTCAGCACCCGACAGTTCCGCGGGCGCAAGCTGATCGACACGCTCTCGATGGCGCCGTTCGCCGTCAGCGGCGTCGTCGTCGGCCTGGGGCTGCTCCGCGGGTGGGTCTTCGGCACCGAAGCTTTCGGCTATCGGTTCACCGCCACGGGCGCGGTCGCCATCGTCGCCGCCCACGCCGTCGGCGCCTACCCGTTCGTCACGCGCAACGTCGCGCCCGCCCTCTCCGGCATCGACGACTCGGTCGTCGAGTCGGCGCGCTCGCTCGGGGCCTCCCGCGCCCGGGTGATGCTCGACATCGAACTCCCGCTGGTCGTCCCGGCCGTCCTCGCGGGGACCGCCTTCGCCTTCGCCATCAGCATCGGCGAGTTCGATTCGACGGTTATACTGGCCACCGGCGGCTCGGGCTACACCATGCCGGTCGCCATCGAGCGGTTCATCGGCCGACGGCTCGGCCCCGCGACCGCGATGGGCGTCGTCCTGCTCGTCGTGACGAGCGTGAGCTTCGTGGTAATCGACCGCCTCGGCGAGGGGAGTGGTTTCGGTGGTTGA